The Salicibibacter halophilus DNA window ACCGGTGAGCGGGGGTGTCGTTGGAGCTGTGAACCGAACATTGACGTTTATGGCGGGTGGTCCCAAGCCGATCTTTGACGAGGCTTCAGCCCTCATGCATGTGCTTGGCGAGGATATTTTTCACATTGACGAACGCATTGAGAGCGGAACACTGTCTAAGCTCATTAACAACCTGTTTATCGGTTTTTACACAGCAGGGGTCAGTGAAGCGCTCGCGCTGGCAAAAAAACAAAATATGGATTTGGACGCCTTGTTTGACGTGTTAAGTGTAAGCTATGGCCAGAGCCGAATCTATGAGCGAAACTACAAAACATTCATCGCGAACGATGAGTATGATCCCGGATTTACCTTAAAGCTTTTGCGCAAAGATCTTAATTTTGTCAAAGAAACAATGACACGGGAAGACTTACATCTACCTGTAACGGACGTACTTTTGCAAGTGTATGAGGAAGCGGAACAAGCGGGATTGGGGCCAAAGGATATGGCTGTGCTCTATGAGCACGTTGGCAAACAAGATATTTCATTTGAAGCGAAAAAGGAGCGGATAAAATGATCACGGATGTAAGAGCAATGCGCAATTCAATCAACGGTGAATGGGTAGATTCGGAAGGCGGCGTCACCGAGTCGGTCCCGAATCCGGCGACTGGGGAAACGATCGCCACCGTGCCGATTTCAACGGCGGCGGATGTTGATCGTGCGGTGGAGGCTGCGAAAGACGCTTATGA harbors:
- a CDS encoding NAD(P)-dependent oxidoreductase, coding for MKKIGFIGLGNMGMPMSENLLDSGYDVYGFDVNHEAETRFEKAGGQVGRSMDDLAKSCDAIITSLPSVEAYESVYLGEDGLIRNSHKNILLLDTSTVAPESNKKVAETAEKYEVRFLETPVSGGVVGAVNRTLTFMAGGPKPIFDEASALMHVLGEDIFHIDERIESGTLSKLINNLFIGFYTAGVSEALALAKKQNMDLDALFDVLSVSYGQSRIYERNYKTFIANDEYDPGFTLKLLRKDLNFVKETMTREDLHLPVTDVLLQVYEEAEQAGLGPKDMAVLYEHVGKQDISFEAKKERIK